A section of the Thauera chlorobenzoica genome encodes:
- a CDS encoding cation diffusion facilitator family transporter, translating to MADAHHVRHHHDHGHGHDDHAASRHLPLALVLTLGFAAVEAVAGWWSGSLALLGDAGHMVTDALSLGLAALAARIALRPVSPRHSYGLRRVEALAALVNSLFMLAVVALLLWQAVLRLLEPREIAGQTVTLVALGGLVLNLVVAWLLTRGEGDLNTRGALLHVLGDLLGSVAALASGLVIQFSGWTPIDPLLTMLICGLILFSTLSLLRNVLHTLLEGVPDGLSLPEVGRAMASVPGVCSVHDLHIWSLDSRRTALSAHILLADARRWPDVLEAERALLRGRFGVEHATLQPEISLAEPIMFAPRRSGTADDRD from the coding sequence ATGGCAGACGCGCATCACGTCCGACATCATCACGACCACGGACACGGACATGACGACCACGCTGCCAGCCGCCACCTGCCGCTGGCCTTGGTTTTGACCCTCGGTTTCGCCGCCGTCGAGGCGGTGGCGGGCTGGTGGTCAGGCTCACTGGCCCTGCTCGGCGACGCCGGCCACATGGTCACCGATGCCTTGTCGCTCGGCCTCGCGGCCCTTGCCGCACGTATCGCGTTGCGTCCGGTCAGCCCGCGCCATTCCTACGGACTACGCCGCGTCGAAGCGCTGGCGGCCCTGGTCAACAGCCTTTTCATGCTGGCCGTCGTCGCCCTGTTGCTGTGGCAGGCGGTGCTCCGCCTGCTCGAGCCGCGCGAGATCGCGGGCCAGACCGTGACGCTGGTGGCGCTCGGCGGCCTCGTCCTGAATCTGGTCGTCGCCTGGCTGCTGACGCGCGGCGAGGGCGACCTCAACACCCGCGGCGCACTGCTGCACGTGCTCGGCGACCTGCTCGGCTCGGTCGCGGCACTGGCCTCCGGCCTCGTCATCCAGTTCAGCGGCTGGACGCCGATCGACCCGCTGCTGACCATGCTGATCTGCGGCCTGATCCTGTTCTCCACCTTGTCGCTGCTGCGCAACGTGCTCCACACCCTGCTCGAAGGCGTGCCCGACGGCCTGTCGCTGCCCGAAGTGGGACGCGCGATGGCCAGCGTGCCAGGCGTGTGCTCGGTACACGACCTCCACATCTGGAGCCTGGACTCGCGCCGCACCGCGCTCTCGGCCCACATCCTGCTGGCCGATGCGCGGCGCTGGCCCGACGTGCTGGAGGCCGAGCGTGCGCTTCTGCGTGGGCGTTTCGGTGTGGAACACGCCACACTGCAGCCCGAGATCTCCCTTGCCGAACCGATCATGTTTGCGCCACGGCGCTCCGGCACCGCCGACGATCGCGACTGA